A window of Streptomyces gilvosporeus contains these coding sequences:
- a CDS encoding APC family permease, with amino-acid sequence MSTVSQPGSRPEELPDAEEPPDTPARATTDAAGDRHRLTALQGLAALSLDAMASVAYGPESIVLVLAAAGAYGLGFTLPVTLAIAALLAVLVASYRQVIAAFPNGGGSYAVAKAHLGRRAALVAAASLILDYVLNVAVSVTAGVAALTSAFPALYGDRVWVCLAVLVLITAINLRGIVDSAKAFLVPTAVFIAAILGMIVVGLFRDAPASTVTADGHASVLAHNATSVGALLLLKAFASGCSALTGVEAVANAVPSFRAPAPKRAQRTEVALGALLGVMLIGLSLLIGRFHLQPVEGVTVLAQLADASLGHNWAFYVVQFATMVLLALAANTSFGGLPVLMGLLARDNHLPHVFGLKADRQVHRHGVLALAAVAAALLVFSGGDVNTLVPLFAIGVFVGFTLCQVGMVRHWYGVRSRGWRAKAALNGFGAVLTGVSAVIVTATKLTDGAWLIVLALPVLVLAFEAVHRAYARIGERLGLGRVPEAPHAARSLVVVPVSHLSLLTSEALNAAVSLGDEVIAVTVTHDDPEDRPAADALRRDWELWNPGVDLLELPSRTRSVGRPIADYVRTLAAHRPATRITVLIPEAEPAHLWQRLLQNQRGAVVAHAVRRHTDAVICRLRFRLEAEGVRGGAPRVG; translated from the coding sequence CGCGCTCTCCCTCGACGCCATGGCCTCCGTCGCCTACGGCCCGGAGTCGATCGTCCTGGTCCTGGCCGCGGCCGGCGCGTACGGCCTCGGCTTCACGCTGCCCGTCACCCTGGCCATCGCCGCGCTGCTCGCCGTACTGGTCGCCTCGTACCGCCAGGTGATCGCCGCCTTCCCCAACGGGGGCGGTTCGTACGCGGTCGCCAAGGCCCATCTGGGCCGCCGTGCCGCCCTGGTGGCCGCCGCCTCGCTGATCCTCGACTACGTGCTGAACGTCGCCGTCTCGGTGACGGCGGGCGTGGCGGCGCTCACCTCCGCCTTTCCCGCCCTCTACGGCGACCGCGTCTGGGTCTGCCTCGCCGTTCTGGTCCTCATCACCGCCATCAACCTGCGCGGCATCGTCGACTCGGCAAAGGCGTTCCTCGTCCCCACCGCGGTGTTCATCGCCGCCATCCTCGGCATGATCGTCGTCGGCCTCTTCCGTGACGCCCCGGCCTCCACCGTCACCGCCGACGGGCATGCCTCCGTCCTGGCCCACAACGCCACCTCGGTGGGCGCGCTGCTGCTCCTGAAGGCGTTCGCCTCCGGCTGCTCCGCGCTGACCGGTGTCGAGGCGGTCGCCAACGCGGTGCCGTCCTTCCGGGCCCCGGCCCCCAAGCGCGCCCAGCGCACCGAGGTCGCCCTCGGCGCCCTCCTGGGCGTCATGCTGATCGGCCTGTCGCTCCTGATCGGCCGCTTCCACCTCCAGCCGGTCGAGGGCGTCACCGTCCTCGCCCAGCTCGCGGACGCCTCCCTCGGCCACAACTGGGCCTTCTACGTCGTCCAGTTCGCCACCATGGTGCTCCTCGCCCTCGCCGCCAACACCTCCTTCGGCGGCCTGCCGGTCCTCATGGGCCTGCTCGCCCGCGACAACCACCTCCCCCATGTCTTCGGCCTGAAGGCGGACCGCCAGGTCCACCGTCATGGTGTCCTCGCCCTCGCCGCCGTGGCGGCGGCCCTTCTCGTCTTCTCCGGCGGCGACGTCAACACCCTGGTCCCGCTCTTCGCCATCGGGGTCTTCGTCGGCTTCACCCTCTGCCAGGTGGGCATGGTCCGCCACTGGTACGGCGTGCGCTCCCGCGGCTGGCGCGCCAAGGCCGCCCTCAACGGCTTCGGCGCCGTGCTCACCGGCGTCTCGGCCGTCATCGTCACGGCCACCAAACTCACCGACGGCGCCTGGCTGATCGTCCTCGCCCTCCCCGTCCTCGTCCTCGCCTTCGAGGCCGTCCACCGCGCCTACGCCCGGATCGGCGAGCGGCTGGGCCTGGGCCGCGTCCCGGAGGCCCCGCACGCCGCCCGCTCCCTGGTCGTCGTCCCCGTCTCCCACCTCTCCCTCCTCACCTCCGAGGCGCTGAACGCGGCGGTGTCCCTGGGCGACGAGGTGATCGCGGTCACCGTCACCCACGACGATCCCGAGGACCGCCCGGCCGCCGACGCCCTGCGCCGCGACTGGGAACTGTGGAACCCGGGCGTGGACCTCCTCGAACTCCCCTCCCGGACCCGCTCCGTCGGCCGCCCCATAGCCGACTACGTACGCACCCTGGCCGCCCATCGCCCCGCCACCCGCATCACGGTCCTGATCCCCGAGGCCGAACCCGCCCACCTCTGGCAGCGCCTGCTCCAGAACCAGCGCGGCGCGGTGGTCGCCCACGCGGTACGGCGCCATACGGATGCGGTCATCTGCCGGTTGCGGTTCCGGCTGGAGGCGGAGGGGGTGCGGGGCGGGGCCCCGCGGGTGGGATGA
- a CDS encoding maleylpyruvate isomerase family mycothiol-dependent enzyme — protein MDLTLSYDDHCTEIAHQTALLASALTAAAAPPSPLSAAVPSCPDWNLAQLLRHLGEAHRWVAEIVRTRAAEPPPDTALRTLPRDAAQTPSELATWLTTGARQLAGTLRDAGPDTRIWTPLPSGTTRFFARRMAHESVIHRADVTLTLGTDFAVDQRVALDALDEWMELGSLPEMFDHHPERRALLGPGRTLHFHATDTPPEAAADWLVDLTGDALAWRRSPGPAAVSVRAPLTDLLLLVYGRRPADTEPYEIQGDAELLDFWLAEVIFA, from the coding sequence ATGGATCTCACGCTGAGCTATGACGACCACTGCACCGAAATCGCCCACCAGACCGCGCTGCTGGCATCCGCCCTGACCGCCGCCGCGGCACCGCCCTCCCCGCTCTCCGCCGCCGTCCCCTCCTGTCCGGACTGGAACCTCGCCCAGCTGCTACGCCACCTGGGCGAGGCCCACCGCTGGGTGGCGGAGATCGTCCGGACCCGGGCCGCCGAGCCGCCGCCCGACACCGCCCTCCGCACCCTCCCGCGCGACGCCGCGCAGACCCCGTCCGAGCTGGCCACCTGGCTCACCACGGGCGCCCGACAGCTCGCCGGCACCCTCCGCGACGCGGGCCCCGACACCCGGATCTGGACCCCGCTCCCCTCCGGCACGACCCGCTTCTTCGCCCGCCGCATGGCCCACGAATCGGTCATCCACCGCGCCGACGTCACGCTGACCCTCGGCACGGACTTCGCCGTGGACCAGCGCGTCGCCCTCGACGCCCTCGACGAATGGATGGAACTCGGCTCCCTGCCCGAGATGTTCGACCACCACCCCGAGCGCCGCGCCCTCCTCGGCCCCGGCCGCACCCTCCACTTCCACGCCACCGACACCCCGCCCGAGGCCGCCGCCGACTGGCTCGTCGACCTCACCGGCGACGCCCTCGCCTGGCGCCGCTCCCCCGGACCGGCCGCCGTCTCGGTCCGCGCCCCGCTGACCGACCTCCTGCTCCTCGTCTACGGCCGCCGCCCGGCCGACACCGAGCCGTACGAGATCCAGGGGGACGCGGAGCTCCTCGACTTCTGGCTGGCGGAGGTGATCTTCGCCTGA
- a CDS encoding ABC transporter substrate-binding protein, producing MSGSGSSSGSGSGSGVGDGPGRRRVLAGAGGIALGGALVACGSNTGRGGGGSGPEISQWYHQYGEPGTQQAVQRYAAAYKKAEVRVQWRPGDYDRQTAAALLTDSGPDVFEVNGPLLDQIQGGQVVDLTAEVEPVKDDFNQAVLAPKIWQDRIWGIPQTVDLQLLYYRKSLLKAAGVAPPQTLDELVDAAGTLTTKKTKGLFLGNDGGAGVLGGTPLFAAGLSLIGDDGKVGFDDPAAARTLGKIRQLYADKSLLLGAPTDWSDPAAFVQGLTAMQWSGLWALPMIKKALGDDFGVLPFPRDGSGGRPAVAVGAYGSAVSARSRRKAAAKAFARWLWVERTDFQQDFALSYGFHIPARLSLAKNAKQLQHGAAADAVRYATEHGHAEPLLWTTADRTVYQDALSRIIKDGANPETELKGVVRKVNAELQRVKKKSRA from the coding sequence ATGTCGGGTTCGGGTTCGAGTTCGGGTTCGGGTTCGGGTTCGGGTGTCGGCGACGGACCGGGCCGGCGGCGCGTGCTGGCCGGTGCCGGGGGCATCGCGCTCGGCGGGGCGCTCGTCGCCTGCGGGTCCAACACGGGGCGGGGCGGCGGTGGTTCGGGGCCGGAGATCAGTCAGTGGTATCACCAGTACGGGGAGCCGGGGACCCAGCAGGCCGTGCAGCGGTACGCCGCCGCGTACAAGAAGGCCGAGGTGCGGGTGCAGTGGCGGCCGGGGGACTACGACCGGCAGACGGCGGCCGCGCTGCTGACCGACTCCGGGCCGGATGTGTTCGAGGTCAACGGGCCGTTGCTGGACCAGATTCAGGGCGGGCAGGTCGTGGATCTGACCGCCGAGGTCGAGCCGGTCAAGGACGACTTCAACCAGGCGGTACTGGCACCCAAGATCTGGCAGGACCGGATCTGGGGCATTCCCCAGACCGTTGACCTGCAATTGCTGTATTACCGCAAGAGTTTGCTGAAGGCGGCCGGGGTGGCGCCGCCGCAGACGCTGGACGAGTTGGTGGACGCGGCGGGGACGCTGACCACGAAGAAGACCAAAGGGCTGTTCCTGGGGAATGACGGCGGGGCGGGGGTGCTGGGCGGGACGCCGTTGTTCGCCGCGGGGCTGAGCCTGATCGGCGACGACGGCAAGGTCGGGTTCGACGATCCGGCGGCGGCCCGGACGTTGGGGAAGATCCGGCAGCTGTACGCGGACAAGTCGTTGCTGCTGGGGGCGCCCACGGACTGGTCCGATCCGGCCGCCTTCGTCCAGGGGCTGACGGCGATGCAGTGGTCGGGACTGTGGGCGCTGCCGATGATCAAGAAGGCGTTGGGGGACGACTTCGGGGTGCTGCCGTTTCCGCGGGACGGGAGCGGCGGAAGGCCCGCCGTAGCGGTGGGTGCCTATGGTTCCGCCGTCAGTGCGCGCAGCAGGCGCAAGGCGGCTGCAAAGGCTTTCGCACGGTGGCTCTGGGTGGAGCGGACTGACTTTCAGCAAGACTTTGCGCTGTCGTACGGGTTCCACATCCCGGCGCGGCTCTCGCTTGCAAAGAACGCCAAGCAGTTGCAGCACGGCGCCGCCGCGGATGCCGTGCGGTATGCGACGGAGCACGGCCATGCCGAACCGCTGCTGTGGACCACCGCGGACCGCACCGTCTACCAGGACGCGCTGAGCCGGATCATCAAGGACGGCGCGAACCCGGAAACGGAGCTGAAGGGCGTGGTGCGCAAGGTCAACGCCGAGTTGCAGCGGGTCAAGAAGAAGTCCCGGGCATGA
- a CDS encoding carbohydrate ABC transporter permease yields the protein MSAADVRTGGAVARALGAQRRNLWFWIFVGPFAVGLGLFTYVPLVWSLYLSFFDAHNTVTPTGDDFVGLGNYTAMLGDGAFLSSLGTFVLFTAFIVPATYVLSLGLALMVNRLRLARAFFRSVFFLPTACSYVVAAVIWKLSIFNGVRFGLANTVLGWFGADQTAWLSTTHPPWYWLVIVTVRLWLQAGFYMILFLAGLQRISPQLYEAAAVDGARAGWQVFRHITFPQLRATSVAVVLLLVINAFQAFDEFYNLLSDARGYPPYARPPLVYLYYTALGRDQNLGLGSAGAVILALIIAVATVVQARWFGLGRKEG from the coding sequence ATGAGTGCCGCGGACGTCCGGACCGGTGGGGCCGTCGCCAGGGCGCTCGGGGCGCAGCGGCGGAATCTGTGGTTCTGGATCTTCGTCGGGCCGTTCGCCGTCGGGCTGGGCCTGTTCACCTACGTGCCGCTGGTGTGGAGCCTCTACCTCAGCTTTTTCGACGCGCACAACACCGTGACACCCACGGGCGACGACTTCGTGGGACTGGGCAATTACACCGCGATGCTGGGCGACGGTGCGTTCCTGAGCAGTCTGGGGACGTTCGTGCTGTTCACGGCCTTCATCGTGCCGGCGACCTATGTGCTCTCGCTGGGGCTCGCGCTGATGGTCAACCGGCTGCGCCTGGCCCGGGCGTTCTTCCGTTCGGTGTTCTTCCTGCCCACCGCCTGCTCGTATGTGGTCGCGGCGGTGATCTGGAAGCTGTCGATCTTCAACGGGGTGCGGTTCGGGCTGGCCAACACGGTGCTGGGGTGGTTCGGGGCGGATCAGACGGCGTGGCTGTCGACGACCCATCCGCCCTGGTACTGGCTGGTCATCGTCACCGTACGGCTGTGGCTGCAAGCCGGTTTCTACATGATTCTCTTTCTTGCGGGGCTGCAAAGGATTTCACCGCAGTTGTACGAGGCGGCGGCGGTCGACGGGGCGCGGGCCGGCTGGCAGGTCTTTCGGCACATCACGTTCCCGCAGTTGCGGGCCACGTCCGTGGCGGTGGTGCTACTGCTGGTGATCAATGCCTTCCAGGCGTTCGACGAGTTCTACAACCTGCTGAGCGATGCCCGCGGCTATCCGCCGTACGCCCGGCCGCCGTTGGTCTATCTCTACTACACGGCGCTGGGACGGGATCAGAACCTCGGTCTGGGCAGTGCGGGCGCGGTGATCCTGGCGCTGATCATCGCGGTGGCGACGGTCGTCCAGGCCCGCTGGTTCGGGCTCGGCCGAAAGGAAGGGTGA
- a CDS encoding carbohydrate ABC transporter permease, with protein sequence MHDAHDALARAGRALRVVLLIALALLFLVPFYLLVRNGLASEQEITSPDWTFFPHELRWSHLAEVFQDPGLPMGRALFNSAVIAVSTTVGTVVLASLAGYGLARIPYRHANAVFYAILGTLMVPAAVTFVPSFVLVSSLGWISTLRGLVIPTLFSAFACFIFRQYFLGFPQELEDAARVDGLGYWRTYWRIVVPNARPVFAAVGTIVFIGAWNAFLWPLVIGQDQEAWTVQVALSTFTTAQNLNLHELFVAAAVSIAPLVVVFLLLQRYIVAGVERSGIDD encoded by the coding sequence GTGCACGATGCCCACGATGCCCTCGCACGGGCCGGGCGGGCGCTGCGGGTGGTGCTGCTCATCGCCCTCGCCCTGCTGTTCCTGGTGCCGTTCTACCTGCTGGTACGGAACGGGCTGGCCAGTGAGCAGGAGATCACCTCGCCCGACTGGACGTTCTTCCCGCACGAGCTGCGGTGGTCGCATCTGGCCGAGGTCTTCCAGGACCCGGGCCTGCCCATGGGGCGGGCCCTGTTCAACTCCGCGGTGATCGCGGTCTCGACGACCGTCGGCACGGTGGTGCTCGCCTCGCTCGCCGGGTACGGGCTGGCGCGGATCCCGTACCGGCATGCCAACGCCGTCTTCTACGCGATCCTGGGCACGCTGATGGTCCCGGCGGCGGTGACGTTCGTTCCGAGCTTTGTGCTGGTGTCGTCGCTCGGCTGGATCTCGACGCTGCGCGGGCTGGTCATTCCGACCCTGTTCAGCGCATTCGCTTGCTTCATCTTCCGGCAATATTTCCTGGGCTTTCCGCAAGAACTGGAAGACGCGGCGCGGGTGGACGGGCTCGGGTACTGGCGGACGTACTGGCGGATCGTGGTGCCCAACGCCCGGCCGGTCTTCGCCGCGGTCGGGACGATCGTGTTCATCGGGGCCTGGAACGCGTTCCTGTGGCCGCTGGTGATCGGTCAGGACCAGGAGGCGTGGACGGTGCAGGTGGCGCTGTCGACGTTCACCACGGCGCAGAACCTGAATCTGCACGAGCTGTTCGTGGCGGCGGCCGTGTCGATCGCCCCGCTGGTCGTCGTCTTCCTGCTGCTCCAGCGGTACATCGTGGCGGGGGTGGAGCGCAGCGGTATCGACGACTGA
- a CDS encoding MFS transporter, with translation MTTEAPPTTPPPTTAYRWRWAALATLLVAEAMNLLDSTITPVAAPVIRADLGGPASDIQWYGAAYTLPFAVLLITGGRLGDIAGRARIFRIGVVGFLLGSLACALAPSAGTLIAARAVQGAAAALVIPQTIGMIRGMFDGAELARAMGSIGPVMGLAAVCGPVLGGVLTHADLLGSSWRAVFLVNIPLGLGVLLASPLLREDRSAHRPRLDLPGTALAVLGIGLTVFPLIESGTAGGGADGWPAESWAALAAGVTVLVAFACHQRHRSRRGRSALVEAGLFRHRGFSAALAASTLFFAVVNGLTLVVVLQLELGPHIDVLPAGLTLLPWSGAMAVSSWIAGTRLVPRYGPRVMFAGLAALLLGTSAALAVYATGPATAFPWLLPPALAVCGLGQGLFAVPYFTTALHRVRPHETGSAAGLLNAVQQLGGTLGVASLGTVFFRGAAAHGTVPGEAVLNGARDAFGLAVALLLATGAAAAFMTAPADDERAG, from the coding sequence ATGACGACAGAGGCGCCGCCGACGACGCCCCCGCCGACCACGGCCTACCGGTGGCGCTGGGCCGCCCTGGCCACGCTGCTGGTCGCCGAGGCGATGAATCTGCTCGACTCCACCATCACCCCGGTCGCCGCACCCGTGATCCGCGCCGACCTCGGCGGCCCCGCGTCCGACATCCAGTGGTACGGAGCCGCCTACACGCTGCCGTTCGCGGTGCTGCTGATCACCGGGGGCCGCCTCGGCGACATCGCCGGGCGCGCACGCATCTTCCGTATCGGCGTCGTGGGGTTCCTGCTCGGCTCGCTGGCCTGCGCGCTGGCGCCCTCGGCCGGGACGCTGATCGCGGCGCGGGCCGTCCAGGGCGCCGCGGCGGCCCTGGTGATTCCGCAGACCATCGGCATGATCCGCGGGATGTTCGACGGGGCCGAACTCGCCCGTGCCATGGGCAGCATCGGCCCGGTCATGGGCCTGGCCGCGGTGTGCGGTCCGGTGCTCGGCGGCGTGCTCACCCACGCCGATCTGCTCGGCTCCTCCTGGCGGGCGGTGTTCCTGGTCAACATCCCCCTCGGCCTCGGCGTGCTGCTCGCCTCGCCGCTGCTGCGCGAGGACCGCTCCGCGCACCGGCCGCGCCTCGATCTGCCCGGTACGGCGCTGGCGGTCCTGGGCATCGGCCTGACCGTGTTCCCCCTGATCGAGAGCGGTACGGCCGGGGGCGGTGCGGACGGATGGCCGGCGGAGAGCTGGGCGGCCCTCGCCGCCGGCGTCACCGTTCTCGTCGCCTTCGCCTGCCACCAGCGCCACCGCTCCCGGCGCGGCCGCAGCGCGCTGGTCGAGGCCGGGCTGTTCCGCCACCGCGGCTTCTCCGCCGCGCTGGCCGCGTCCACGCTCTTCTTCGCCGTCGTCAACGGCCTGACCCTGGTCGTGGTGCTCCAGCTGGAACTCGGCCCGCATATCGACGTGCTGCCCGCCGGGCTGACGCTGCTGCCGTGGTCGGGTGCGATGGCGGTCTCGTCCTGGATCGCGGGCACCCGGCTGGTGCCGCGGTACGGCCCGCGGGTGATGTTCGCCGGGCTGGCGGCGCTGCTGCTCGGTACGTCGGCCGCCCTCGCGGTCTACGCCACCGGCCCGGCGACCGCCTTCCCCTGGCTGCTGCCGCCCGCGCTCGCGGTCTGCGGCCTGGGCCAAGGGCTGTTCGCCGTCCCGTACTTCACCACCGCCCTGCACCGGGTTCGCCCGCACGAAACCGGGTCCGCCGCCGGCCTGCTCAACGCCGTCCAGCAACTCGGCGGCACGCTGGGCGTCGCATCGCTCGGGACGGTCTTCTTCCGCGGCGCGGCCGCCCACGGGACGGTGCCGGGGGAGGCGGTGCTCAACGGGGCGCGGGACGCCTTCGGGCTGGCCGTCGCCCTCCTCCTCGCGACGGGGGCGGCCGCGGCGTTCATGACGGCACCGGCCGACGACGAGCGGGCGGGGTGA
- a CDS encoding Lrp/AsnC family transcriptional regulator has translation MLDDLDRGLVHALHLDGRAPFSRIAAALGVSTQTVARRYRRLRAEAGLRVVGLPDPHRADRAQWLVRLTATPRAAQDLARALSLRADTSWVKLASGGTEILAVVHTPTGTDAGHSLVLHDIPRTSGITAVSSHYLLHTYLGGPTAWRGRADALTRRQQQQLRPSDEPDAAARTPAAPLPAARQRLADTDDGLLRALERDGRAGQTELAAATGWSPATVARRLAELRAVGALFFDVEIDDAAFGATTQAMLWMAVPPAHLDHVASSLAGHDELAFVAATTGPTNLVAQALCPDPAALHRYLTHRLDALDAIRALETSPVLRTVKAAGPVPQPAAAARRAASPGRRPTG, from the coding sequence ATGCTCGACGACCTGGACCGCGGCCTGGTGCACGCCCTGCACCTCGATGGCCGGGCACCCTTCAGCCGGATCGCCGCCGCGCTCGGCGTATCGACCCAGACCGTGGCCCGCCGCTATCGCCGGCTGCGGGCCGAGGCCGGACTGCGGGTCGTCGGGCTGCCCGACCCGCACCGCGCGGACCGCGCCCAATGGCTGGTCCGGCTCACCGCGACCCCGCGCGCCGCCCAGGATCTCGCCCGCGCCCTGTCCCTGCGGGCCGACACCTCATGGGTCAAGCTCGCGTCCGGCGGCACCGAGATCCTCGCGGTCGTCCATACGCCGACGGGCACCGACGCCGGTCACTCACTGGTGCTGCACGACATCCCCCGCACCTCCGGTATCACGGCGGTCTCTTCCCACTACCTGCTCCACACCTACCTCGGCGGCCCCACCGCCTGGCGCGGGCGGGCCGACGCCCTCACCCGTCGCCAACAGCAGCAACTCCGGCCGTCCGACGAGCCCGACGCCGCCGCCCGCACCCCCGCCGCCCCTCTCCCGGCCGCCCGGCAGCGCCTGGCCGACACCGACGACGGCCTGCTGCGCGCTCTGGAACGGGACGGCCGGGCCGGTCAGACCGAACTCGCCGCCGCCACCGGCTGGTCGCCGGCCACCGTCGCGCGCCGCCTCGCCGAACTCCGGGCCGTCGGCGCGCTCTTCTTCGATGTGGAGATCGACGACGCGGCGTTCGGCGCCACGACGCAGGCCATGCTGTGGATGGCCGTCCCCCCGGCGCACCTCGACCACGTCGCGAGCAGCCTGGCCGGGCACGACGAGCTCGCGTTCGTCGCCGCCACCACTGGCCCCACCAATCTGGTCGCCCAGGCCCTGTGCCCCGACCCGGCCGCGTTGCACCGCTACCTCACCCACCGCCTCGACGCCCTCGACGCGATCCGCGCCCTGGAGACGTCCCCTGTACTGCGCACCGTCAAGGCGGCGGGCCCGGTCCCGCAACCGGCCGCGGCCGCCCGCCGGGCCGCCTCCCCCGGCCGCCGTCCGACGGGCTAG
- a CDS encoding ArsR/SmtB family transcription factor, whose amino-acid sequence MNGETRLLAPLVPTRGYFPDFLTPAEGLLGMDEALAALRETPDVRLHDELARLSTAARPLPAWIRDMAQGSTRSLGRLAGILRSYYEAAVAPYWPRVQSRIEADRAARGRALLDGGADRLLASLPPMLRWHAPVLECDYPVDRDLHLGGRGLLLLPSYFCRRTPVTFHNPDLTPVLVYPVEHLLPRLAPPTPPERSLGRLVGQTRSEILQGIGVGCTTSELARRVDISLASASQHATVLRDAGLLHTLRQGNAVLHTLTPLGAALLRGAQPVEV is encoded by the coding sequence TTGAATGGCGAAACGCGTCTCCTGGCGCCGCTGGTGCCCACCCGGGGCTATTTCCCCGATTTCCTGACGCCCGCCGAAGGGCTCCTGGGCATGGACGAGGCGCTCGCCGCGCTGCGCGAGACCCCGGACGTCCGGCTGCACGACGAACTCGCGCGGCTGTCCACCGCCGCCCGTCCGCTCCCGGCGTGGATACGCGACATGGCCCAGGGCAGCACCCGCTCGCTCGGCCGCCTCGCCGGCATCCTCCGGAGCTACTACGAGGCCGCCGTCGCCCCGTACTGGCCGCGCGTCCAGAGCCGTATCGAGGCCGACCGGGCCGCCCGCGGCCGCGCCCTCCTGGACGGCGGCGCCGACCGGCTGCTCGCCTCGCTCCCGCCGATGCTCCGCTGGCACGCGCCCGTTCTGGAATGCGACTACCCGGTGGACCGCGATCTCCATCTGGGTGGGCGGGGGCTGCTCCTGCTGCCGTCCTACTTCTGTCGCCGCACCCCGGTCACCTTCCACAACCCGGATCTGACGCCCGTTCTGGTCTACCCCGTCGAGCATCTGCTGCCCCGGCTGGCCCCGCCCACCCCGCCCGAGCGCTCCCTGGGCCGGCTCGTCGGCCAGACCCGCTCCGAGATCCTCCAGGGCATCGGCGTCGGCTGCACGACCAGCGAACTCGCCCGCCGTGTCGACATATCCCTGGCCTCCGCCAGCCAGCACGCAACCGTCCTGCGCGATGCGGGCCTCCTGCACACCCTGCGCCAGGGCAACGCCGTCCTGCACACCCTCACGCCACTGGGCGCGGCACTGCTGCGGGGAGCGCAGCCGGTGGAGGTGTAG
- a CDS encoding tyrosine-type recombinase/integrase: MFVSEVHAPVRRGSWAKTWARIVRRANKLLEEEWGARLRVLEDTPPHALRHFFASVLIKHGAAVKKVQRLLGHAKPSIMWDLCVHLREDDEDDTADSIDAVLA; the protein is encoded by the coding sequence ATGTTCGTGAGCGAGGTGCACGCTCCGGTCCGTCGCGGGTCGTGGGCCAAGACCTGGGCCCGGATCGTGCGGCGGGCGAACAAGCTGCTGGAGGAGGAGTGGGGGGCGCGGCTCCGTGTTCTAGAGGACACCCCGCCGCATGCCCTGCGGCACTTCTTCGCTTCCGTGCTGATCAAGCACGGGGCTGCAGTGAAGAAGGTTCAGCGGCTCCTCGGGCACGCGAAGCCCTCGATCATGTGGGACCTCTGCGTGCATCTACGGGAGGACGACGAGGACGACACCGCGGACAGCATCGACGCGGTTCTGGCCTGA
- a CDS encoding plastocyanin/azurin family copper-binding protein — MASNGVAIAGFAFSPSTLTVSKGTTVTWVNEDRAPHTVTGAGGLNSPVLRGGDSYSFTFHSAGTFSYGCDIHSFMHGTVVVK; from the coding sequence GTGGCGTCCAACGGTGTGGCGATCGCCGGCTTCGCGTTCTCGCCGTCCACCCTGACCGTCAGCAAGGGCACCACGGTGACCTGGGTCAATGAGGACAGGGCTCCGCACACGGTGACCGGCGCGGGCGGGCTGAATTCGCCGGTGCTCAGGGGCGGCGATTCCTACAGCTTTACGTTCCACTCCGCCGGCACGTTCAGCTATGGCTGCGACATCCACTCGTTCATGCACGGCACGGTCGTAGTGAAGTGA
- a CDS encoding ornithine cyclodeaminase family protein, whose product MTRILTRSDLLAVLDPASSTAALREGFRGDGTAPVAGQRVRSDLPFPGTATALIPGVLPGVAAYTVKVNAKFPGARPALRGVICLHSGEDGELLALLDSATVTAWRTGLAAALGTHVLAAPDPSGAAVLGVIGAGAQAELMVRGLRGLRQFGGLVAYDTDAGRAAAFAARHGGRVLGSAAEVAAAADVVLLATWSRRPLLGLADTRPGQHLTTLGADEPGKQELSADLLDAALLVVDDRQLAAAMGALAAADLPAGAADATLGEVLRGAHPGRTTAAARTVYAPVGLPWQDLALAWEAYRRAERLGIGATTDLLG is encoded by the coding sequence ATGACCCGCATCCTGACACGAAGCGATCTGCTGGCCGTCCTCGATCCCGCGTCGTCGACGGCGGCGTTGCGCGAGGGCTTCCGCGGCGACGGCACGGCGCCGGTCGCCGGGCAGCGGGTGCGCAGCGACCTCCCGTTCCCCGGTACGGCCACGGCGCTGATACCGGGTGTGCTGCCGGGTGTCGCCGCGTACACCGTGAAGGTCAACGCCAAGTTCCCGGGCGCCCGGCCCGCGCTGCGCGGGGTGATCTGTCTGCACAGCGGTGAGGACGGGGAGTTGCTCGCACTGCTGGATTCGGCCACCGTCACCGCGTGGCGGACCGGGCTGGCCGCCGCGCTGGGCACCCATGTCCTGGCAGCTCCGGATCCGTCGGGCGCCGCGGTGCTCGGGGTGATCGGCGCGGGGGCACAGGCCGAGCTGATGGTGCGCGGGCTGCGCGGACTGCGGCAGTTCGGGGGCCTGGTCGCGTACGACACCGATGCCGGCCGCGCCGCCGCATTCGCCGCCCGGCACGGCGGGCGGGTGCTGGGCTCGGCCGCCGAGGTCGCCGCGGCGGCCGATGTGGTGCTGCTGGCGACCTGGTCCCGCAGGCCGCTGCTGGGCCTCGCGGACACCCGGCCCGGACAGCACCTCACTACTCTGGGCGCCGATGAGCCCGGCAAACAGGAACTCTCCGCCGATCTGCTCGACGCCGCGCTCCTGGTGGTCGACGACCGCCAACTGGCCGCCGCCATGGGCGCCCTGGCGGCCGCGGACCTGCCGGCCGGCGCCGCCGATGCCACCCTCGGCGAGGTGCTGCGCGGCGCACACCCTGGCCGTACGACGGCCGCCGCCCGGACCGTCTACGCGCCCGTCGGGCTTCCCTGGCAAGATCTCGCGCTGGCCTGGGAGGCGTATCGGCGGGCGGAGCGGCTGGGCATCGGCGCGACGACCGATCTGCTCGGGTGA